The Stomoxys calcitrans chromosome 3, idStoCalc2.1, whole genome shotgun sequence genome includes a region encoding these proteins:
- the LOC106093165 gene encoding FGFR1 oncogene partner 2 homolog — protein sequence MAITVGQLIMDAQRMASRVKELDALSSALLVEAEGNNRYVESLRQFQDEMDSLNRIANNKSNVEMVNRIQQQNANSSEILKENRELKVCIEDYERAMDLIMQKYREHTSSKVLESKLNFKEVYNEKLWKIIREQREKINEMAAVMQRAASIDDDCDLELITRLRLENKTLRELLQISKQFGTYSRPIRINEHLLEEKGVQTEYGADDSADELSLSGASIENANNNSVIQLDTRSTSPNLAIHGTNTENLNTDNAALLSSHPIGDVGENNNVTPAIDAVHSTTTTVVVAATASTEENKLSSTTNAVDHNNPNASAGMEANTINNASNTITKTLPSNSNTNSVAAASAT from the coding sequence atgGCCATAACGGTTGGACAACTTATTATGGATGCCCAGAGAATGGCGAGTCGAGTAAAAGAATTGGACGCCCTGAGTAGTGCCCTACTTGTGGAGGCCGAAGGTAATAATCGCTACGTTGAAAGTCTGCGCCAATTTCAAGACGAAATGGATTCACTTAATCGAATTGCAAATAATAAGTCGAATGTGGAGATGGTTAATCGCATTCAGCAGCAGAATGCCAACAGCTCTGAAATACTCAAGGAAAACCGAGAGCTGAAGGTCTGTATTGAGGATTACGAAAGAGCTATGGATTTGATCATGCAGAAGTACAGAGAACACACCAGCAGCAAGGTTTTAGAAAGCAAATTGAATTTCAAGGAAGTTTACAATGAAAAATTGTGGAAAATTATTCGCGAGCAAAGGGAGAAGATCAATGAGATGGCCGCTGTAATGCAAAGAGCTGCTTCTATTGACGACGACTGCGATTTGGAGTTGATTACACGATTGCGATTGGAAAATAAGACGCTACGGGAATTGCTGCAAATATCGAAACAATTCGGAACATATAGCCGGCCCATACGCATAAATGAACATTTGTTGGAAGAAAAGGGCGTACAAACAGAATATGGAGCGGATGACTCTGCCGATGAACTTTCTCTATCGGGAGCCTCAATCGAGAATGCAAATAACAATTCGGTTATTCAATTGGATACAAGATCGACGTCGCCAAATTTGGCTATACACGGCACAAATACGGAAAATTTGAATACGGATAATGCGGCATTGCTCAGTTCACATCCGATTGGGGATGTAGGTGAAAATAATAATGTGACACCTGCCATAGACGCAGTGCATTCAACGACTACAACAGTTGTCGTTGCTGCCACTGCCTCAACTGAGGAAAACAAATTGTCATCCACCACCAACGCTGTGGACCACAACAATCCAAATGCTTCTGCTGGCATGGAAGCTAACACAATCAACAATGCTTCAAACACTATTACTAAAACTCTGCCCTCTAATTCGAATACCAATAGCGTAGCCGCAGCCAGTGCAACATGA